The genomic stretch GTGTGGAGTGCCCCCGTCCGCTTCGCCGAGTGCGACCCGCAGGGCGTGGTCTTCAACGGCCACTACCTGACCTGGGCCGACGAGGCGGTCGCCGCCTGGTGGCGGTCCGTCGGGCTCCCGTTCGCCGAGACCGGCGTCGAGCAGCTGGTGAAGGCCGCGCAGCTGGAGTGGCGCAGCCCGGCCCGGCACGGGGACACGGTGAGCGTCGACGCCGAGCTGGAGCGGCTGGGCCGCACCAGCCTCACCGTCGCGCTCACCGTCCGGGTGCGGGAGCGGGTGAGCTGCCGGGTGCGGATGACCTACGTCGCGGTCGCCGACGGCGTCGCCGTCCCGTGGCCGGACCAGGTGCGGGCACTGCTCGACCGGTGAGTTCTGCGACGTCGTGGCCTCCCGGCCGGGGAGACCACGAGACCGCAGACGTCAGCCGCCGAGGCCCGCGGGGAGCACCGGGAGGCCGGCCGGGGCGCCGTCCTCGATCAGCCGCCACAGCGCGTCGGTGTCGGCGTGCTCGGCGACCAGGTCGCCCAGCGCGTCCAACCGGGCCTCCCGGACCGCGGCGAAGTCGGTGTCCGGCGCGGCGGTGAAGCGGCGGCCGGCGATCGCGGCGACCTCGGTCAGGAACGCCCGGCGGAAGCCGTCGTTCTCCAGCGCGCCGTGCCACGTCGTCCCGAACACCGACCCGGCCCGGGCACCGTCGAGGAACGGTTCCGCAGAGCCGTCGACCGTCACCTGGCCGTGGTGGATCTCGTAGCCGCGCACCGGCTGGCCGAGGGCGGCGCCGACCGGGCGGGCCAGGGTCTTCTCCCGCGCGAACCGCACCTGGGTGGGCAGCAGGCCGAGCCCGGGGACGACGCCGGCGCGCGACTCGACGTCGTCGGTGATCGTGCGGGCGAGCATCTGGTGGCCACCGCAGATGCCGAGCACCGCCCCGCCCGCGGCGGCCCGGCGGGCGACGGCGTCGGCCAGCCCGGTCTCCCGCAGCCAGCCCAGGTCGGCCACGGTCGCGCGGGAGCCGGGCAGCACGACCAGGTCGGCGTCGGCGAGCTCCTCCGGGCGGGTGGCCCAGCGCACC from Modestobacter roseus encodes the following:
- a CDS encoding acyl-CoA thioesterase, translated to MPEVWSAPVRFAECDPQGVVFNGHYLTWADEAVAAWWRSVGLPFAETGVEQLVKAAQLEWRSPARHGDTVSVDAELERLGRTSLTVALTVRVRERVSCRVRMTYVAVADGVAVPWPDQVRALLDR